A DNA window from Mesorhizobium sp. C432A contains the following coding sequences:
- a CDS encoding glycosyltransferase family 4 protein: MRIAHVAPLHESVPPLLYGGTERIVSYLTEGLVELGHEVTLFASGDSRTSARLIPGRERALRLDPRPLKSDTAAHLAMLADVRNRAHDFDIIHFHLSHFLHFSFFETMPDKTVTTPHGRLDYVDLAPAYERFPRFPLISISHSQKTGLANANWLATIHHGLPTGLYQPTFETAAGEPYLAFLGRLSRDKRPDRAIDIALRSGMKLKLAAKIGDDDRAYFDETIEPLIDGDRIDYIGEIAEGEKTEFLGNAAGLLFPIDWPEPFGLAAIEAMACGTPTIGWDCGALPEVIDHGVTGFVVDSLDAAVAAVPALLQLDRRKVRAVFESRFSANRMARDYLTAYARLIGAPAESKAS, translated from the coding sequence ATGCGGATAGCCCATGTCGCCCCTTTGCACGAATCGGTGCCACCCCTTCTCTATGGCGGCACCGAGCGCATCGTTTCCTATCTGACCGAAGGGCTGGTCGAACTCGGCCATGAGGTGACGCTGTTCGCCAGCGGCGACAGCCGGACGTCGGCCAGACTGATACCAGGTCGCGAACGCGCGCTACGCCTCGATCCGCGTCCACTGAAATCGGACACGGCGGCGCATCTTGCGATGCTTGCCGATGTGAGGAACCGAGCCCACGACTTTGATATCATTCATTTTCACCTCAGTCATTTCCTGCATTTCTCGTTCTTCGAGACCATGCCGGACAAGACGGTGACGACGCCGCATGGCCGGCTCGATTATGTCGACCTGGCGCCAGCCTATGAGCGTTTTCCGCGCTTTCCGCTGATCTCGATCTCACATAGCCAGAAGACCGGGCTTGCGAATGCCAATTGGCTGGCCACCATCCATCACGGGCTGCCGACGGGTCTCTATCAGCCGACCTTCGAGACGGCGGCGGGCGAACCATACCTTGCCTTTCTCGGCCGGCTTTCGCGCGACAAGCGGCCGGACCGGGCCATCGACATCGCCTTGCGCTCGGGCATGAAGCTCAAGCTGGCGGCCAAGATCGGCGACGATGATCGCGCCTATTTCGATGAGACGATCGAGCCATTGATCGATGGCGACCGCATCGACTATATCGGCGAGATCGCCGAGGGTGAGAAGACTGAATTCCTCGGCAATGCCGCTGGTCTGCTGTTTCCGATAGACTGGCCCGAGCCGTTCGGCCTTGCCGCGATCGAGGCGATGGCGTGCGGTACGCCAACCATCGGCTGGGACTGCGGTGCGTTGCCGGAAGTCATCGACCATGGCGTCACCGGATTTGTCGTCGATTCTCTCGATGCCGCGGTCGCCGCAGTGCCAGCCTTGCTGCAGCTCGACCGGCGAAAGGTGCGCGCCGTCTTCGAAAGTCGGTTCTCCGCCAACAGGATGGCGCGCGACTATCTCACTGCCTATGCGCGTCTCATCGGCGCCCCCGCTGAATCGAAAGCGTCGTGA
- a CDS encoding DUF982 domain-containing protein, with protein sequence MDRLHFFTPVRIARGQGHPVEEVDSVAEAMVFLQKWPLGRRGPVYQCAVNCCSAALSGRMSAEAARKAFTGFARITRLLDDEMALPMGGESMAEVHALRR encoded by the coding sequence ATGGACCGCTTGCATTTCTTTACGCCCGTGCGCATTGCGCGCGGGCAGGGACACCCCGTCGAGGAAGTCGATAGCGTTGCCGAAGCGATGGTCTTTTTGCAGAAATGGCCATTGGGACGGCGTGGGCCTGTGTATCAATGCGCCGTGAATTGCTGCTCCGCGGCCCTGTCGGGCAGAATGTCGGCCGAAGCAGCCAGGAAGGCGTTTACGGGCTTTGCCCGCATCACCCGGCTGCTCGATGATGAGATGGCCCTGCCGATGGGCGGCGAAAGCATGGCGGAAGTCCACGCGCTGAGGCGCTAG
- a CDS encoding protein adenylyltransferase SelO, with protein MGLPALSNSYAQLPERFFAQTHPKPVSEPRLIRFNRPLAEELGLDADLLTSPDGVAMLAGNKFPEGLQAIALAYAGHQFGNFVPQLGDGRALLLGEVVDVNGVRRDIQLKGSGPTRFSRNGDGRAALGPVLREYVVSEAMGALGIPTTRSLAAVLTGDPVYREVRLPGAVLTRVAASHIRIGTFQYFAARHDTEALKILADYAIQRHFPQLAGEARPYRALLEAVVAAQADLVARWMLVGFIHGVMNTDNMSISGETIDYGPCAFMDAYDPSAVFSSIDRAGRYAYANQPRVATWNLARFAETLLPLMSTDENEAVSEAEEVLRSFQASYEAVLQRGFRRKLGLLTEAEGDLQLAADFLDVLARGEADFTLGFRRLGDDLDAADGQGTARQLFKDPGAFDAWSARWRQRIASEGDTATRRSAMQSVNPKFIPRNHRIEAMIQAALGGDFRPFEEILAVVSRPFDEQPGMERFAEPPRPDERVLQTFCGT; from the coding sequence ATGGGGCTTCCTGCCCTGAGCAACAGCTATGCGCAACTGCCGGAGCGCTTCTTCGCGCAAACACATCCGAAGCCGGTATCCGAACCGCGGCTGATCCGGTTCAACCGGCCCCTCGCCGAGGAACTCGGGCTCGATGCCGACCTGCTTACCAGCCCGGATGGAGTGGCGATGCTGGCCGGCAACAAATTTCCGGAAGGGTTGCAAGCAATCGCCCTGGCCTATGCGGGCCACCAGTTCGGAAACTTCGTGCCTCAGCTTGGCGACGGGCGCGCCCTGCTGCTTGGCGAAGTGGTGGACGTCAACGGCGTTCGCCGTGACATCCAGCTGAAAGGATCGGGACCAACGCGGTTCTCGCGCAACGGTGACGGCCGCGCCGCACTCGGCCCTGTCCTGCGCGAATATGTCGTCAGCGAAGCGATGGGGGCGCTCGGCATTCCGACGACGCGAAGCCTTGCGGCGGTGCTCACCGGCGACCCGGTCTATCGCGAGGTCCGGCTGCCCGGCGCCGTCCTGACACGGGTGGCGGCAAGCCATATCAGGATCGGCACGTTCCAATATTTCGCCGCGCGCCACGACACCGAGGCGCTCAAGATACTGGCCGACTATGCCATTCAGCGTCACTTCCCACAGCTGGCGGGGGAAGCACGGCCGTACCGGGCTTTGCTGGAGGCCGTTGTCGCCGCACAGGCGGACCTGGTGGCGCGCTGGATGCTGGTCGGCTTCATCCATGGCGTCATGAACACCGACAACATGTCGATCTCGGGCGAGACGATCGACTATGGCCCATGCGCCTTCATGGACGCTTACGACCCCAGCGCGGTGTTCAGTTCGATAGACCGCGCCGGTCGCTATGCCTATGCCAACCAGCCTCGTGTCGCCACATGGAACCTTGCGCGCTTTGCCGAGACCCTGCTGCCGCTCATGAGCACGGACGAGAATGAAGCAGTGTCTGAAGCGGAAGAGGTGCTGAGGTCGTTCCAGGCCTCCTATGAGGCTGTGTTGCAGCGCGGCTTCCGCAGAAAACTCGGACTGCTGACCGAAGCGGAAGGCGACTTGCAGCTCGCTGCCGACTTTCTGGATGTGCTGGCTCGCGGCGAAGCGGATTTTACGCTCGGCTTCCGGCGCCTGGGCGATGACCTCGACGCTGCGGACGGCCAAGGCACGGCGCGGCAGTTGTTTAAGGATCCAGGTGCATTCGATGCCTGGTCGGCGCGGTGGCGCCAGCGCATCGCAAGCGAGGGCGACACGGCCACGCGCCGTTCTGCCATGCAATCGGTCAATCCCAAATTCATCCCCCGCAATCATCGCATCGAGGCGATGATCCAGGCGGCGTTGGGCGGCGACTTCAGACCGTTCGAGGAGATTCTGGCGGTCGTCAGCCGTCCCTTCGATGAGCAGCCGGGAATGGAACGCTTTGCTGAGCCGCCACGCCCGGATGAGCGCGTCCTGCAGACATTCTGCGGTACATGA
- a CDS encoding NAD(P)/FAD-dependent oxidoreductase — MQFATESSHGRSLTPRIVVVGGGFAGLEVAKALGKAEIGVTIIDRHNHHLFQPLLYQVATAALSAPDIAEPIRKILGRYPSVQVLFGDVTEIVTEARILVLADGTTVPYDILVLATGSQPFYFGQESWARVCPGLKTIEDARTIRSRLLLSFEHAERTTDPVEQSRLMTIAIIGGGPTGVELAGSIAELSRHTLARDFRNIRPEKTRIILVEAGERLLAGFAPELSRYARLRLESLGVEVALGNRVEAIEAHQITVGGQVIPVALTLWAAGVAASPLAAQLGVGLDRGGRVKVESDLQVVGHPDVFALGDVALVVDGNGQPLPGLAQVAKQQGEHLGKALARRIDAGDTLPAFVFSNRGNTAIVGRHAAVFESGRLKLKGWFAWSAWALIHVYLLVGFQHRVQVSIQWLWRYLTYERGARLIAEERVEPGSTSSPGAAPREPLPTKADAAPALHARTD; from the coding sequence ATGCAGTTCGCCACCGAGAGCAGCCACGGCCGGAGCCTGACACCGCGCATCGTCGTGGTCGGCGGAGGCTTTGCCGGTCTGGAGGTTGCCAAGGCGCTCGGCAAGGCGGAAATCGGGGTGACGATCATCGACCGCCACAATCACCACCTGTTCCAGCCCTTGCTCTATCAGGTTGCAACCGCCGCCTTGTCGGCGCCTGACATCGCCGAGCCAATCCGCAAGATCCTGGGCCGCTATCCCTCGGTTCAGGTCCTCTTCGGCGATGTCACCGAGATCGTCACCGAAGCCAGGATACTGGTGCTGGCCGATGGGACCACGGTCCCCTACGACATCCTGGTCTTGGCCACCGGTTCGCAGCCATTCTATTTCGGCCAGGAGAGCTGGGCTCGGGTTTGTCCCGGCTTGAAGACCATCGAGGACGCGCGCACGATCCGGTCACGGCTGCTGCTATCGTTCGAGCACGCGGAACGGACCACCGATCCAGTCGAGCAATCCCGGCTGATGACGATCGCCATTATCGGCGGCGGCCCGACCGGTGTCGAACTGGCGGGCTCGATCGCCGAACTCAGCCGGCACACACTGGCGCGCGACTTCCGCAACATCCGGCCCGAGAAGACAAGGATCATACTGGTAGAAGCCGGCGAGCGTCTGCTCGCCGGATTCGCCCCGGAGCTTTCCAGATATGCACGTCTGCGCCTTGAAAGCCTGGGCGTCGAGGTCGCGCTCGGCAACCGGGTCGAGGCGATCGAAGCGCATCAGATCACCGTCGGCGGCCAGGTGATCCCGGTGGCCTTGACGCTCTGGGCCGCCGGGGTGGCGGCTTCTCCGCTGGCCGCCCAGCTTGGTGTCGGGCTCGACCGCGGCGGTCGGGTGAAGGTCGAATCCGACCTGCAGGTCGTCGGCCATCCCGATGTCTTCGCGCTTGGCGACGTCGCACTGGTCGTCGATGGGAACGGCCAGCCATTGCCTGGTCTTGCCCAGGTCGCCAAGCAGCAGGGCGAGCACCTCGGCAAGGCACTGGCACGCCGGATAGATGCTGGCGACACGCTGCCCGCTTTTGTCTTCAGCAATCGAGGCAACACGGCCATTGTCGGCCGCCACGCTGCCGTGTTCGAATCGGGCAGGCTGAAACTGAAAGGCTGGTTCGCCTGGTCTGCCTGGGCGCTCATCCATGTCTACCTGCTCGTCGGTTTTCAGCACCGCGTTCAGGTCTCGATCCAGTGGCTCTGGCGCTACCTGACCTATGAGCGTGGCGCCCGGCTCATCGCCGAGGAGCGAGTCGAACCGGGTTCGACATCGTCGCCGGGAGCGGCCCCGAGAGAGCCGCTGCCAACCAAGGCAGACGCCGCCCCGGCATTGCACGCCCGCACTGACTAG
- a CDS encoding DUF2243 domain-containing protein, with the protein MDAITATLDPRTRAGWLLLGFALGGFFDGIVLHQILQWHHLLSGVADPVGSDLRFQIMADGLFHLFMYVLAVAGTVLLVAARAAGARPGTTTEILRLAFAGFGVWHVVDAVVFHWLLGLHRIKMNSDLPLAWDIAWLVIFGIVPLVLVLVLPNRGGPARGASAALTSIVLLAGLAAGAGPFFNGAANSIIVFRAGMEPAAMMRAVEVADAHLKWVDASGTIWAVDRVSWRGLVSLHARGALVVSTTPVIAGCLAWTDAAGMSSSSSQQRGTPARL; encoded by the coding sequence ATGGACGCGATCACCGCGACACTCGACCCGAGAACGCGAGCCGGCTGGCTGCTGCTCGGCTTCGCGCTCGGCGGTTTCTTCGACGGCATCGTCCTGCATCAGATCCTGCAATGGCATCATCTTCTCTCGGGCGTCGCCGATCCGGTGGGTTCCGACCTGCGCTTCCAGATCATGGCCGACGGCCTCTTCCATCTTTTCATGTATGTGCTCGCCGTCGCCGGCACGGTGCTGCTGGTGGCCGCGAGGGCGGCCGGCGCGCGGCCCGGGACCACCACGGAGATCCTGCGGCTCGCCTTCGCCGGGTTCGGCGTCTGGCATGTCGTCGATGCCGTCGTGTTTCACTGGCTGCTGGGTCTGCACCGGATCAAGATGAACAGCGACTTGCCGCTCGCCTGGGATATTGCGTGGCTGGTCATCTTCGGCATCGTGCCGCTTGTGTTGGTGCTGGTGCTGCCCAACCGCGGCGGACCGGCACGCGGTGCTTCGGCAGCGCTTACCAGCATCGTCCTGCTCGCGGGATTGGCTGCCGGCGCCGGCCCGTTCTTCAACGGTGCCGCCAATTCCATCATCGTCTTTCGGGCCGGGATGGAACCGGCGGCGATGATGCGGGCCGTTGAAGTCGCCGACGCCCATCTCAAATGGGTCGACGCCAGCGGCACCATCTGGGCGGTCGACCGCGTCTCATGGCGCGGGTTGGTATCCCTTCACGCGCGCGGCGCCCTTGTGGTCAGCACGACGCCTGTCATTGCCGGATGCCTCGCCTGGACCGATGCCGCCGGAATGAGCAGTAGCTCCAGCCAGCAGCGAGGCACTCCTGCCAGGCTATGA
- the ctaD gene encoding cytochrome c oxidase subunit I: MNEYTAADPDGLDSHQPTGITRWLFSTNHKDIGTLYLVFAFIAGVIGMLLSVSMRIELQQPGIQFFPGLASMIYGYQGDAAIDAGKQLYNVFTTAHALIMIFYTVMPALIGGFANWMVPIMIGAPDMAFPRMNNISFWLLPPALMLLLLSIFMPSVPGGYGPGTGWFLYPPLSTSGHPGPAVDLVILSLHIAGASSILGAINFITTIFNMRAPGMTLHKMPLFVWSILITAFLLLLALPVLAGAITMLLTDRNFGTTFFAPDGGGDPLLYQHLFWFFGHPEVYIMILPAFGIVSQVISTFSRKPIFGYLGMVYAIVAIGVIGFVVWAHHMYTSGIGLDTQRYFTFATMVIAVPTGIKVFSWIATMWGGSVSLRTPMLWALGFIFLFTVGGVTGVQLANAGLDRELHDTYFVVAHFHYILSLGAIFGIFAGWYYWFPKMTGYLYNPLLAGVHFWTTFVGVNLVFFPHHFLGLAGMPRRYVDYPDAFAGWNMVSSYGSYLSAASVVIFLFGILEAFYRRRAAGMNPWGPGATTLEWELTSPPPFHQWDRLPQIR, from the coding sequence ATGAACGAATATACGGCGGCAGATCCGGACGGTCTCGACAGCCACCAGCCGACCGGCATCACCCGATGGCTGTTTTCGACCAACCACAAGGACATCGGCACACTCTATCTGGTCTTCGCTTTCATCGCGGGGGTGATCGGCATGCTCTTGTCGGTGAGCATGCGAATCGAGCTGCAGCAACCCGGGATCCAGTTTTTCCCCGGACTGGCGTCGATGATCTACGGTTACCAGGGCGACGCGGCGATCGACGCCGGCAAGCAGCTTTACAACGTCTTCACCACGGCCCACGCGCTGATCATGATCTTCTACACTGTGATGCCCGCCCTGATCGGCGGCTTCGCCAACTGGATGGTTCCGATCATGATCGGCGCCCCCGACATGGCCTTCCCGCGCATGAACAACATCTCGTTCTGGCTGCTGCCGCCGGCATTGATGTTGCTTTTATTGTCGATCTTCATGCCCAGCGTCCCCGGCGGCTATGGCCCTGGGACCGGCTGGTTCCTGTACCCGCCGCTGTCGACCTCCGGCCATCCCGGTCCCGCCGTGGATCTGGTCATCCTGTCTCTGCACATTGCGGGCGCCTCCTCGATCCTGGGAGCCATCAACTTCATCACCACCATCTTCAACATGCGCGCGCCGGGGATGACCCTGCACAAGATGCCCCTGTTTGTGTGGTCGATCCTCATCACCGCCTTCCTGCTGCTGCTGGCTCTGCCGGTGCTGGCCGGCGCCATCACCATGCTCCTGACCGATCGCAATTTCGGAACCACGTTCTTCGCGCCGGACGGCGGAGGCGACCCGCTGCTGTACCAGCATCTCTTCTGGTTCTTCGGCCACCCGGAAGTCTACATCATGATCCTGCCGGCGTTCGGCATCGTCAGCCAGGTGATCTCGACCTTCTCGCGAAAGCCGATCTTCGGGTATCTCGGGATGGTCTACGCAATCGTGGCGATCGGGGTGATCGGCTTCGTCGTCTGGGCCCACCATATGTACACCAGCGGGATAGGCCTCGACACGCAGCGCTACTTCACCTTCGCCACGATGGTGATCGCAGTGCCGACCGGGATAAAAGTGTTCTCCTGGATTGCAACCATGTGGGGCGGTTCGGTCAGCCTGCGGACGCCGATGCTCTGGGCCCTCGGCTTCATATTCCTGTTCACCGTGGGCGGGGTGACGGGCGTTCAACTCGCAAATGCCGGCCTCGACCGTGAACTGCACGACACATACTTCGTCGTCGCGCATTTCCACTACATACTTTCACTGGGAGCGATCTTCGGCATCTTCGCGGGCTGGTATTACTGGTTTCCGAAAATGACGGGATATCTCTACAATCCGCTTCTGGCTGGGGTCCATTTCTGGACGACCTTCGTCGGCGTGAACCTCGTCTTCTTCCCCCATCACTTCCTTGGATTGGCGGGCATGCCGCGTCGCTATGTCGACTATCCCGACGCATTCGCCGGCTGGAACATGGTGTCCTCTTATGGATCGTACCTGTCGGCCGCGAGTGTCGTGATTTTCCTCTTCGGCATCTTGGAAGCTTTCTACCGGCGAAGAGCCGCCGGCATGAACCCGTGGGGGCCAGGAGCTACCACATTGGAGTGGGAGTTGACCTCTCCACCCCCTTTCCATCAATGGGACAGGCTGCCGCAAATCAGATGA
- the sdhD gene encoding succinate dehydrogenase, hydrophobic membrane anchor protein gives MADRPSIRTPLARVRGLGSAKHGTETFMLERLTSAALLIFVIYIVAVVIMLVGEPRDAVLSVVGSIYVAPALIGFILVSCVHMRLGMQSIIEDYCHATVLKSLLLIANWLFCWAVALASLFAVLLISFR, from the coding sequence ATGGCTGACAGACCCTCAATCAGAACTCCGCTAGCTCGAGTGCGGGGCCTTGGATCGGCGAAACACGGAACCGAAACGTTCATGCTGGAGCGGCTGACATCTGCTGCCCTGTTGATCTTTGTCATTTACATCGTCGCGGTCGTTATAATGCTGGTCGGTGAGCCTCGAGACGCCGTCCTCAGCGTCGTAGGATCGATCTATGTCGCGCCAGCCCTTATTGGCTTCATTCTCGTAAGCTGCGTTCACATGCGGCTTGGAATGCAATCGATCATCGAAGATTACTGCCATGCCACCGTGCTCAAATCGCTTCTTCTGATCGCCAATTGGTTATTCTGCTGGGCAGTCGCGCTCGCAAGCTTGTTCGCTGTCCTGTTAATCAGCTTCAGATAG
- the cphA gene encoding cyanophycin synthetase → MSDKEIHRGASRFRPIRVVDARVFRGPHLYSMTPMVQIRIDLGALEAFPTDKLPGFSEQIVRLLPGLAGHGCSYGAAGGFVRRMQEGTWLGHVVEHVALELQSMLGHRVTRGKTRSVKGSPGTYNVMFAYKDELVGLLAGRVALELVDSLLPANLHGVEGLGEIAETQGPFEFASRLQQLTRLAAERALGPTTASLVREAERRGIPAARIDDSSLVLFGHGKHQKRIRASCSDLTSEIATEIASDKDLTKFLLQQAGLPVPRGELVRSAQDAVAAATRLGYPVVTKPLDGNHGSGVNIGLATEDDVRWGFEQAREHSRSVIVEQHFVGSDHRILVIGGKVVALAERVPAHVVGDGRSSVAELVEETNRDPRRGEGHSSVLTRIEIDECVEHFLSKSQLTLASVPAPGQMVLLRPTANLSTGGTAIDRTEEIHPENALIARRAAQIVGLDIAGIDFVCPDISRPVSETGGGIIEVNAGPGFRMHLEPSSGRARNVARPVLDLLFKGGKDGRIPIFAITGTNGKSTTARMLAHILQANGATVGLTSTTGVYLNGERIMTGDCSGPQSARIVLREPGVDVAVLECARGGILREGLAFDACDVGAVLNVHGDHLGLRGIDTIEDLAEVKSVVVESVRRGGWSILNADDVHTSAMSRDAGGRICYFSLASRSEWPGFLRNHLAEGGRAVTREPSSDGWDIFIHEDGESMFLMSVDEIPATFEGSAEFNVANSLAAVAMAHCHDVPAATIRAALAEFGTSFEQSPGRLNVFDGHGFRTIVDYAHNPEGLKALGKLVSHMRRGYQRTIGLVAIPGDRRDCDIREMGAIASRIFDVIVFKEDEQELRGRAPGAIAGLLREGALNAGCAPGRIHAVCPEKEAVDVCLRLARENDLVVLTVDDVEAVWRQVTGFGGATPSRGGPDQTHIRHLRAG, encoded by the coding sequence ATGTCGGACAAAGAAATTCATCGGGGCGCCTCGCGTTTTCGCCCTATCCGCGTCGTGGATGCCCGCGTGTTTCGCGGGCCGCACCTCTATAGCATGACGCCAATGGTCCAGATTCGGATCGACCTCGGAGCCCTTGAGGCGTTCCCGACAGACAAACTGCCCGGGTTTTCCGAACAAATCGTCCGACTGTTGCCCGGCCTTGCGGGCCATGGCTGCAGCTATGGCGCCGCCGGCGGCTTTGTCCGCCGCATGCAGGAAGGAACCTGGCTCGGCCACGTCGTCGAGCATGTCGCCCTGGAACTGCAGAGCATGCTCGGCCACCGGGTGACACGAGGAAAGACACGGTCGGTCAAAGGCAGTCCGGGCACTTACAACGTCATGTTCGCCTACAAGGATGAGCTTGTCGGGCTGCTCGCGGGACGCGTCGCGCTCGAACTGGTGGACAGCCTGCTGCCTGCCAATCTCCATGGCGTCGAGGGGCTCGGCGAGATTGCGGAAACGCAGGGGCCGTTCGAGTTCGCATCCAGGCTGCAGCAGCTCACGCGTCTGGCCGCCGAGCGTGCCTTGGGCCCCACGACTGCTTCCTTGGTGCGCGAGGCCGAGAGGCGGGGCATACCCGCCGCGCGGATCGACGACAGCAGCCTCGTGCTGTTTGGTCACGGAAAGCATCAGAAGCGGATCCGCGCCAGTTGCAGCGACCTCACTTCCGAGATTGCGACCGAGATCGCCTCGGATAAGGACCTGACTAAATTCCTGCTGCAACAGGCCGGGCTACCGGTGCCACGCGGGGAACTGGTGCGATCGGCGCAGGACGCGGTCGCGGCAGCCACACGGCTGGGCTACCCCGTGGTCACCAAACCACTCGATGGCAATCATGGAAGCGGCGTCAACATCGGTCTGGCAACGGAAGACGACGTCCGCTGGGGTTTCGAACAGGCGCGAGAACACAGCCGCAGCGTTATCGTCGAGCAGCATTTCGTCGGCTCGGACCACAGGATCCTGGTGATCGGCGGAAAGGTGGTGGCGCTTGCCGAGAGGGTTCCGGCCCATGTGGTCGGCGATGGCCGGAGTTCTGTCGCCGAACTCGTCGAGGAGACGAACCGCGACCCACGAAGGGGAGAGGGCCATTCCTCGGTATTAACCCGCATCGAGATCGACGAATGTGTCGAGCATTTCCTGTCAAAATCGCAGCTCACCCTGGCGAGCGTTCCAGCGCCGGGTCAAATGGTGCTCTTGCGGCCCACCGCCAATCTCTCCACCGGTGGGACCGCGATCGACCGGACGGAAGAAATCCATCCCGAAAACGCGCTGATCGCCAGGCGGGCGGCACAGATCGTCGGTCTCGACATTGCCGGGATCGACTTCGTCTGTCCCGACATCTCACGGCCGGTGAGCGAAACCGGCGGCGGCATCATAGAGGTGAATGCCGGTCCTGGCTTTCGCATGCATCTCGAACCCTCGTCGGGGCGCGCCCGCAACGTCGCACGGCCCGTGCTCGATCTTCTCTTCAAAGGCGGCAAGGACGGCCGGATTCCGATCTTCGCGATCACGGGAACCAACGGCAAGTCGACCACTGCCCGGATGCTGGCGCACATCCTGCAGGCGAATGGGGCAACCGTCGGGCTCACCTCCACCACCGGCGTCTACTTGAACGGCGAGCGGATCATGACAGGGGACTGCTCCGGTCCGCAGAGCGCCAGGATCGTGCTGCGCGAGCCGGGTGTCGATGTCGCGGTGCTGGAATGTGCGCGCGGCGGCATCCTGCGCGAAGGGCTTGCCTTCGATGCATGCGATGTTGGCGCGGTTCTGAACGTCCACGGCGACCATCTCGGGCTGAGGGGCATCGACACGATCGAGGACCTGGCGGAGGTGAAATCGGTCGTGGTCGAGTCCGTCCGCCGCGGCGGATGGAGCATTCTCAATGCCGACGACGTCCATACGTCCGCAATGTCGCGAGATGCCGGCGGCAGGATCTGCTACTTCTCGCTGGCGAGCAGGAGCGAGTGGCCCGGTTTCTTGCGCAACCACCTGGCGGAAGGCGGCCGCGCCGTGACGCGGGAGCCCAGCAGCGACGGCTGGGACATTTTCATCCACGAGGATGGGGAGTCGATGTTCCTGATGAGCGTCGACGAAATTCCCGCGACCTTCGAGGGTTCGGCCGAATTCAACGTTGCCAACAGCCTGGCAGCCGTCGCCATGGCGCATTGCCACGACGTTCCGGCGGCAACGATCCGGGCGGCGTTGGCCGAGTTTGGCACCTCGTTCGAGCAATCTCCCGGTCGCCTCAACGTCTTCGACGGGCATGGTTTCCGCACGATCGTCGACTATGCGCACAATCCGGAGGGGCTGAAGGCGCTCGGAAAGCTCGTTTCCCACATGAGGCGCGGCTATCAGCGCACGATCGGCCTGGTCGCCATACCGGGCGACCGCCGCGATTGCGACATCCGCGAGATGGGCGCGATCGCTTCGCGGATATTCGACGTCATCGTCTTCAAGGAGGATGAGCAGGAGCTGCGCGGCCGAGCCCCCGGAGCGATCGCCGGCTTGCTGCGGGAAGGTGCCTTGAACGCCGGCTGCGCCCCAGGCCGCATACACGCCGTCTGTCCCGAGAAGGAGGCCGTCGACGTGTGTCTCCGGCTTGCTCGGGAGAACGACCTTGTCGTGCTCACCGTCGACGACGTTGAAGCCGTGTGGCGGCAGGTAACCGGCTTCGGAGGCGCGACGCCTTCGAGGGGAGGGCCCGATCAGACCCATATTCGCCATCTGAGGGCTGGCTGA
- a CDS encoding isoaspartyl peptidase/L-asparaginase family protein: protein MWSLILHGGAKEIDPQEEEAHRNGCIEALEAGRAILAGGGTAVDAVEAAGRVLEADPTFNAGYGSALNSDGEVEMCAGLMEGRDFNVGAVAVIKGVRHPISVAKAMLHEEPILLASEGARRFAADKQLELCDPADLITPQQRDASSKSEAKDTIGVVALDQYGDIAVGTSTGGLDGSAPGRVGDSPQPGCGYYADNQLGAAAFSGDGEHIARKALAARVMQALSARQALSSGQAEGGLEQVLNPALREVEAIGGEAGAIVLTATGVSGWAHNSREFAVAFMTSEDNHPHVFLRKKDVDK, encoded by the coding sequence ATGTGGTCGCTGATCCTGCACGGCGGCGCCAAGGAGATCGATCCGCAAGAGGAGGAGGCGCATCGCAACGGATGCATCGAGGCGCTCGAGGCAGGTCGGGCCATCCTGGCCGGCGGCGGAACGGCGGTCGATGCCGTGGAAGCTGCCGGTCGCGTCCTCGAGGCGGACCCGACGTTCAATGCGGGATATGGAAGTGCCCTCAATTCGGACGGCGAGGTCGAGATGTGCGCTGGCCTGATGGAGGGCAGGGACTTCAATGTGGGTGCCGTCGCAGTGATCAAGGGCGTGCGCCATCCAATCAGTGTCGCCAAGGCCATGCTGCATGAGGAGCCGATCCTGCTGGCGTCCGAGGGGGCCCGGCGTTTCGCCGCCGACAAGCAGCTGGAGCTTTGCGATCCGGCGGATTTGATCACGCCGCAGCAGCGCGACGCCTCCAGCAAGTCTGAGGCGAAGGATACGATCGGTGTGGTTGCCCTGGATCAATACGGGGACATCGCCGTGGGCACTTCGACCGGCGGACTGGACGGCAGTGCTCCGGGTCGTGTGGGGGATTCTCCGCAACCCGGTTGCGGCTACTATGCCGACAACCAATTGGGAGCCGCCGCCTTCTCGGGAGACGGTGAGCATATTGCGCGAAAGGCTCTCGCGGCCCGTGTCATGCAGGCACTCTCGGCGCGGCAGGCATTGTCCTCGGGGCAGGCTGAAGGCGGCCTGGAGCAGGTGCTGAATCCCGCGCTCAGGGAAGTCGAGGCGATCGGCGGCGAAGCCGGAGCCATCGTGCTTACCGCGACCGGCGTGTCTGGATGGGCGCATAACAGCAGGGAGTTCGCAGTCGCATTCATGACCAGCGAGGACAACCACCCACACGTTTTCCTGCGCAAGAAAGACGTGGACAAATGA